Within Deltaproteobacteria bacterium, the genomic segment GATCGGGCACATCGACCACGGGAAGACGACGCTGACGGCGGCCATCACGAAGACGCTGGCGCTGAAGAAGTGGGCCTCGTTCGTGGCGTTCGATCAGATCGACAAGGCGCCGGAAGAGCGGGAGCGTGGGA encodes:
- the tuf gene encoding elongation factor Tu (EF-Tu; promotes GTP-dependent binding of aminoacyl-tRNA to the A-site of ribosomes during protein biosynthesis; when the tRNA anticodon matches the mRNA codon, GTP hydrolysis results; the inactive EF-Tu-GDP leaves the ribosome and release of GDP is promoted by elongation factor Ts; many prokaryotes have two copies of the gene encoding EF-Tu), which encodes MAKEKFVRDKPHVNVGTIGHIDHGKTTLTAAITKTLALKKWASFVAFDQIDKAPEERERG